Proteins from a single region of Campylobacter sp. RM16704:
- a CDS encoding PBP1A family penicillin-binding protein has translation MKTLKIFISFCVVCLIGIFIFIAYLFSDSDLNQYTFKDYKPPLTTQIFDKNGKLVANIFEQHRFYAPYEELPPRLIEALIAIEDTSFFEHNGVNIDAIFRAAIKIIRSGGKTMEGASTLTQQFIKNTELTPERTLNRKLKEALLAYKIESTLTKEQILERYLNFIFFGHGYYGVKTAALGYFRKNLDDLSLKEIAILVGMPKAPSTYDPTRHLDLSLARANSVIQRMYNLGWISNEEYQGALKEIPKIYDDTLTQNAAPYVTQEVLKQLSGIKDLKTGGYKIELAIDLDVQNIARDALKFGYDEIIKRDKDANLSTLNGAMIVANHQNGDILALVGGVNYAKSNFNRATQSLRQPGSSFKPFLYQIAIDLGYSPMSKIADISRVFESSKKNEKDWKPKNFGDKFLGLITLKEALTGSRNLATINLALSLGLDVIHDKLIYMGFENIPMDLSIVLGSFGISIYDYAKLYTVFGNYGLQKDLILIKKVIDKNGKTLVEFNSGERKISEPAQAFLVNNMMQNVVQKGTGRNARVKGIEIAGKTGTSNKSIDAWFCGLTPEIEAIIWYGNDDNKPMKQIEGGARTAAPVFKEFLTKYLELYPDSARKFNIPKGVYQGFFEKQKEYYTNTSPFPKNNPIFSENNEIIF, from the coding sequence ATTAAAACATTAAAAATTTTTATTTCTTTTTGTGTGGTTTGTTTGATAGGAATTTTTATTTTTATTGCCTATTTGTTTTCAGATTCAGATTTAAATCAATATACTTTTAAAGATTATAAACCACCTCTTACAACACAAATTTTTGATAAAAACGGAAAATTAGTTGCTAATATCTTTGAACAACACCGCTTTTATGCTCCTTATGAAGAACTTCCACCAAGACTTATAGAGGCTTTAATTGCTATAGAGGACACTAGTTTTTTTGAACATAATGGAGTCAATATAGATGCAATTTTTAGAGCAGCTATTAAAATCATAAGAAGTGGTGGTAAAACTATGGAGGGTGCTTCTACTCTCACACAACAATTCATTAAAAACACAGAATTAACTCCTGAACGAACCTTAAATAGAAAATTAAAAGAAGCTTTGCTTGCTTATAAAATAGAAAGTACTTTGACTAAAGAACAAATTTTGGAAAGATATTTAAATTTCATTTTCTTTGGGCATGGATATTATGGAGTTAAAACCGCTGCACTTGGATATTTTAGAAAAAATTTAGATGATCTTAGTCTAAAAGAAATAGCTATTTTAGTAGGTATGCCTAAAGCCCCAAGCACTTACGATCCGACTAGACACTTGGATCTTTCTTTAGCAAGAGCAAATAGTGTTATACAAAGAATGTATAATCTAGGTTGGATTTCTAATGAAGAATACCAAGGTGCTTTAAAAGAAATTCCAAAAATTTATGATGATACATTGACACAAAATGCAGCTCCTTATGTAACTCAAGAAGTTTTAAAACAATTAAGTGGTATTAAAGATTTAAAAACAGGTGGATATAAAATAGAACTTGCAATTGATCTTGATGTACAAAATATTGCAAGAGATGCTTTAAAATTTGGCTATGATGAGATTATAAAAAGAGATAAAGATGCAAATTTAAGCACACTAAATGGGGCTATGATAGTAGCAAATCATCAAAATGGTGATATTTTAGCCTTAGTAGGTGGAGTAAATTATGCAAAAAGCAATTTTAATCGTGCCACTCAAAGCTTAAGACAGCCTGGAAGTTCCTTTAAGCCTTTTTTATATCAAATTGCTATTGATTTAGGTTATTCGCCTATGAGCAAAATCGCAGATATTTCAAGAGTTTTTGAAAGTTCTAAAAAAAATGAAAAAGATTGGAAACCAAAAAATTTTGGCGACAAATTTTTAGGACTTATTACCTTAAAAGAAGCACTAACTGGCTCAAGAAATTTAGCTACCATCAATCTTGCTCTTTCCTTAGGTCTTGATGTTATTCATGATAAACTCATATATATGGGATTTGAAAATATTCCTATGGATTTATCTATAGTTTTAGGAAGTTTTGGAATTTCTATTTATGATTATGCTAAGCTTTATACTGTTTTTGGAAATTATGGTCTTCAAAAAGATTTAATATTAATAAAAAAGGTGATTGATAAAAATGGAAAAACTTTAGTAGAATTTAATTCTGGAGAAAGAAAAATTAGTGAACCTGCACAGGCTTTTTTAGTTAATAATATGATGCAAAATGTTGTTCAAAAAGGTACTGGACGCAATGCAAGAGTTAAAGGGATTGAAATAGCTGGAAAAACAGGAACTTCTAATAAAAGTATAGATGCTTGGTTTTGTGGATTAACTCCTGAAATAGAAGCAATCATTTGGTATGGCAATGATGATAATAAACCTATGAAACAAATTGAAGGCGGAGCAAGAACTGCTGCTCCGGTTTTTAAAGAATTTTTAACAAAATATTTAGAACTTTATCCTGATAGTGCAAGAAAATTTAATATTCCTAAAGGAGTTTATCAAGGATTTTTTGAAAAACAAAAAGAATATTATACCAATACTTCTCCTTTTCCAAAAAATAATCCTATTTTTTCTGAAAACAATGAAATTATTTTTTAA
- the maf gene encoding septum formation inhibitor Maf produces the protein MLYLASSSPSRVALLKKANIAFEQIIIDYDESSIKKEKPNSYVQKIVLEKERQFFAQYPNFKNVLFADSIVCIENEILTKAKNDNEAFKMLNLQNGKSISILSAMVLILENKKIFNLSKCDIILDEFDLKDMQIYVNSKLYQGKAGAVMCEGFHKKYIRKIIGHQSTALGLNIELLKAFL, from the coding sequence ATGCTTTATCTAGCTTCAAGTTCGCCTTCACGCGTTGCTTTACTAAAAAAAGCAAATATAGCTTTTGAACAAATCATAATAGACTATGATGAGAGTTCGATAAAAAAAGAAAAACCAAATTCTTATGTGCAAAAAATAGTTTTAGAAAAAGAAAGGCAATTTTTTGCACAATATCCTAATTTTAAAAATGTTTTATTTGCTGATAGTATAGTTTGTATTGAAAATGAAATTCTCACAAAAGCCAAAAACGATAATGAAGCATTTAAGATGCTGAATTTACAAAATGGTAAAAGCATTAGTATTTTAAGTGCTATGGTTTTGATTTTAGAAAATAAAAAAATATTCAATCTTAGCAAATGTGATATAATCTTAGATGAATTTGACTTAAAAGATATGCAAATTTATGTAAATTCAAAACTTTATCAAGGTAAAGCAGGTGCTGTAATGTGTGAAGGATTTCATAAAAAATACATTAGAAAAATCATAGGTCATCAAAGCACAGCACTAGGGCTTAATATAGAACTTTTGAAAGCTTTTTTATGA